One window of the Pseudomonas knackmussii B13 genome contains the following:
- a CDS encoding heavy metal translocating P-type ATPase, whose protein sequence is MNRGSLDHWLRWREPALLLLTALGLLLGGLAYALDQPSLAAGCWTSGAVMMALLLAVEIVQRLLRGETGVDLVALLAIGAALAFGQWLVAAVVALMLASGRTLEFYTSRRAERELRALVDRAPRFAWLEEGGDLRRVPIEQVRPGQVLLVRLGEVVPVDGRLLSPSASLDESALTGESLPVTRRQGSPLLSGVVNLGEPLQLQATQGAAESTYAGVVRLAEAARSSRAPFVRLADRYALLFIPATLLLSGLAWLFSGDPLRALAVLVVATPCPLILAVPIAIIGGISRAARRGILIKDGATLEALAEVSQLYLDKTGTLTSGQVRLLSVEVNGSRDAGQLLTWAASLAQASVHPISQAIVQAAQQQRLALQAPQAVEESPGAGLAGQVDGHRVRLGTLSFARAGAEAGRWAASILRRMDYAACGGSFVEVDGELAGALLFADRVRRETPRVVRRLRAVGVERIVMLTGDRLETAEMIALAAGIDELHAGLSPADKVRAVKEGGAAGRTLMVGDGINDAPALAAADVGVAMGAAGASASSEAAGVVLLVDRLDRLVEALDIARHTRAIARHGVLAGMGLSLLAMLVAACGFLPALAGAVVQELIDVAVIAYALRALGTRRGQAELLSGEQLDRLSDEHAQLGRLLARLQQLAGEFARLPEDAAREALNTLVDDLQRLLAEHERDDERKLYPLLSARLAGEDPLSALSYGHREIFRLILLLARMRDDLQQDPAAVPLDEVQMLLVRLDTLVRLHFEQEEELYQYLDRR, encoded by the coding sequence GTGAATCGGGGATCGCTCGACCACTGGCTGCGCTGGCGCGAGCCGGCACTGTTGCTGCTTACCGCGCTGGGCTTGTTGCTCGGCGGCTTGGCCTACGCCCTGGACCAACCGTCGCTGGCCGCCGGCTGCTGGACTTCGGGGGCGGTGATGATGGCGCTGCTGTTGGCCGTCGAGATCGTCCAGCGCCTGCTACGGGGCGAGACCGGAGTGGACCTGGTCGCCTTGCTCGCCATAGGTGCGGCCCTGGCCTTCGGGCAATGGCTGGTGGCGGCGGTGGTGGCGCTGATGCTGGCCAGCGGGCGGACCCTGGAGTTCTACACCTCGCGGCGCGCCGAGCGTGAGCTGCGTGCGCTGGTCGACCGTGCGCCGCGCTTCGCCTGGCTGGAGGAGGGCGGCGACCTGCGCCGCGTGCCCATCGAGCAGGTGCGGCCCGGGCAGGTGTTGCTGGTGCGCCTGGGCGAAGTGGTGCCGGTCGATGGCCGCCTGCTCAGCCCCAGCGCCAGCCTCGACGAGTCGGCGCTGACCGGCGAGTCGTTGCCGGTGACGCGCCGCCAGGGCAGCCCGTTGCTCAGCGGGGTGGTCAACCTTGGCGAGCCGCTCCAGCTGCAGGCCACCCAGGGCGCGGCCGAAAGCACCTATGCCGGGGTGGTGCGCCTGGCCGAGGCGGCACGCAGCTCGCGTGCGCCCTTCGTGCGCCTGGCCGACCGTTACGCGCTGCTGTTCATCCCCGCGACCCTGCTGCTCTCCGGACTCGCCTGGCTGTTCAGTGGCGACCCTTTGCGCGCTTTAGCGGTGCTCGTAGTGGCTACGCCCTGTCCGCTGATTCTTGCGGTACCCATCGCCATCATCGGCGGCATCTCGCGGGCGGCCCGGCGCGGCATCCTGATCAAGGATGGCGCCACCCTGGAGGCGCTGGCCGAAGTGAGCCAGCTGTATCTCGACAAGACCGGCACCCTCACCAGCGGCCAAGTGCGCCTGCTGTCGGTGGAGGTCAACGGCAGCCGCGACGCGGGCCAGTTGCTGACCTGGGCCGCTTCGCTGGCGCAGGCCTCGGTGCACCCGATCTCCCAGGCCATCGTCCAGGCCGCGCAGCAGCAGCGGTTGGCGCTGCAAGCGCCGCAGGCGGTGGAGGAAAGCCCCGGCGCCGGGCTCGCCGGACAGGTCGACGGCCATCGCGTGCGCCTGGGGACGCTGTCCTTCGCCCGTGCCGGGGCGGAGGCCGGGCGCTGGGCGGCGAGCATCCTGCGGCGCATGGACTACGCCGCCTGTGGCGGCAGCTTCGTCGAGGTGGACGGCGAGCTGGCCGGCGCGCTGCTGTTCGCCGACCGCGTGCGCCGGGAAACGCCACGTGTGGTACGGCGCCTGCGCGCGGTGGGGGTCGAGCGGATCGTCATGCTCACCGGCGACCGCCTGGAGACCGCCGAGATGATTGCCCTGGCTGCCGGCATCGACGAGCTGCACGCCGGGCTGTCGCCGGCGGACAAGGTACGCGCGGTGAAGGAAGGAGGGGCAGCCGGTCGCACGCTGATGGTCGGCGACGGGATCAACGACGCGCCGGCCCTGGCGGCGGCCGATGTCGGTGTGGCCATGGGCGCCGCCGGCGCCAGCGCCTCCTCCGAAGCGGCCGGGGTGGTGCTGCTGGTCGATCGCCTGGATCGCCTGGTCGAGGCGCTGGATATTGCCCGCCATACCCGCGCCATCGCCCGCCACGGCGTGCTGGCCGGCATGGGGCTGTCGCTGCTGGCCATGCTGGTGGCGGCTTGCGGCTTCCTGCCGGCGCTGGCTGGCGCGGTAGTGCAGGAGCTGATCGACGTGGCGGTGATCGCCTACGCCCTGCGTGCCCTGGGAACGCGACGCGGGCAGGCGGAATTGCTGAGCGGTGAGCAACTCGACCGGTTGAGCGACGAGCACGCCCAGCTCGGACGCCTGCTGGCGCGCCTGCAGCAACTGGCCGGGGAGTTCGCGCGGTTGCCGGAGGACGCGGCCCGGGAGGCGCTCAACACGCTGGTCGACGACCTGCAGCGCCTGCTTGCCGAGCATGAGCGCGACGACGAGCGAAAGCTCTATCCGCTGCTGTCGGCACGCCTGGCCGGCGAAGACCCGTTGTCGGCGCTCAGCTACGGCCATCGCGAGATCTTCCGCCTGATCCTGCTGCTGGCACGGATGCGCGACGACCTGCAGCAGGACCCGGCCGCCGTGCCGCTGGACGAGGTGCAGATGCTGCTGGTCCGCCTGGACACCCTGGTGCGGCTGCATTTCGAGCAGGAGGAAGAGCTGTACCAGTATCTCGACAGACGCTAG
- a CDS encoding cold-shock protein: MANRQNGTVKWFNAEKGFGFITPESGPDVFVHFRQIETNGYKTLDEGQRVSFIVTQGAKGPQAEQVQIVS; the protein is encoded by the coding sequence ATGGCAAATCGCCAAAACGGTACCGTCAAGTGGTTCAACGCCGAGAAAGGCTTCGGCTTCATCACCCCTGAGAGCGGTCCGGACGTATTCGTTCACTTCCGTCAGATCGAAACCAACGGCTACAAGACCCTGGACGAAGGCCAGCGCGTCAGCTTCATCGTGACCCAAGGCGCCAAGGGTCCGCAGGCCGAGCAGGTTCAGATCGTTTCGTAA
- a CDS encoding Lon protease family protein yields the protein MPPHPELTVPQLYQACDLEALGCASSADLADLDGGLGQERALGALRFGIGIRHEGYNLYVMGSPGLGKHAIVRQLLGRQAPLLEAPNDWCYVNNFRTPHKPRVLRLPAGTGCNLDGDLRALVRRLIVALPAAFDSAEYRSAVQGIKDKFKNREDQLFGDVEAAAKEAGIVLLRTPAGFTLAPTKDGEVMDAEAFGKLPESERRQIDEHTEQISQLLRQTVQQVAQASRDHDLQIEQLNQAVARATVDRQFNHLAGQYAHLEQVALYLDEVKRDMIEKGLELFGSAPAERMLDHQRLTPFNRYFVNVLVDNGASDDAPLVYEDFPSYQNLFGRIEHQAMMGTLHTDFTLIKGGALHRANGGYLLLDARKLLLTPFAWDALKRALQAGELRIQSPEQLLSLASTISLEPDPIPLRVKVVLIGDRLLHHLLTQLDPEFPLLFKVQADFAEDMPRSADSARLYARLLATLQRRERLRVLETAAIGRLIEEAARTADDGEKMTLNMQALLDLLHEADYWAGEGRQELIRREDVERAVQERRQRAGQIRERQLEATLRDLRHIETDGKRVAQINGLSVLQLGGQTFGQPARITATARLGDGKLIDIEREVELGGALHSKGVLILSACLASRFGGRQPLSFAATLVFEQSYGGVDGDSASAAELCVLQSALGELPLRQDLAITGSVDQHGRLQVIGGVNEKIEGFFDLCAARGLTGSQGVIIPQGNVCHLMLQRSLLDAVAEGRFHIYAVEHAEQAMELLTGLEAGVADADGRFPAGTVHGALQARLEAFAELRRRFAETAAPAGSPEQGSAP from the coding sequence GTGCCGCCGCATCCCGAATTGACCGTCCCGCAGCTCTACCAGGCCTGCGACCTGGAGGCGCTGGGCTGCGCCAGCAGCGCCGATCTCGCCGACCTCGACGGCGGTCTTGGCCAGGAGCGCGCGCTCGGCGCCCTGCGCTTCGGCATCGGCATCCGCCACGAGGGCTACAACCTCTATGTGATGGGCTCGCCGGGGCTGGGCAAGCATGCCATCGTGCGCCAGCTGCTCGGCCGCCAGGCGCCCTTGCTGGAGGCACCGAACGACTGGTGCTATGTCAACAACTTCCGCACCCCGCACAAGCCGCGCGTGCTGCGCCTGCCGGCAGGCACCGGGTGCAACCTCGACGGCGACCTGCGGGCGCTGGTGCGGCGCTTGATCGTGGCACTGCCGGCGGCATTCGACAGCGCCGAGTACCGCAGCGCCGTGCAGGGCATCAAGGACAAGTTCAAGAACCGCGAGGATCAGCTGTTCGGCGATGTCGAGGCGGCGGCCAAGGAGGCCGGCATCGTGCTGCTGCGCACCCCGGCGGGCTTCACCCTGGCGCCGACCAAGGACGGCGAGGTGATGGACGCCGAAGCCTTCGGCAAGCTGCCCGAGAGCGAGCGGCGGCAGATCGACGAGCACACCGAGCAGATCAGCCAGCTGCTGCGCCAGACCGTGCAGCAGGTCGCCCAGGCCAGCCGCGACCACGACCTGCAGATCGAGCAGCTGAACCAGGCGGTGGCGCGTGCCACCGTGGACCGTCAGTTCAACCACCTGGCCGGCCAGTACGCTCACCTGGAGCAAGTGGCGCTGTACCTCGACGAGGTCAAGCGCGACATGATCGAGAAGGGCCTGGAGCTGTTCGGCTCGGCGCCGGCCGAGCGGATGCTCGATCACCAGCGGCTGACGCCGTTCAATCGTTACTTCGTCAACGTGCTGGTGGATAACGGCGCCAGCGATGATGCCCCGCTGGTCTACGAGGACTTCCCGAGCTACCAGAACCTCTTCGGGCGCATCGAGCACCAGGCGATGATGGGCACGCTGCACACTGACTTCACCCTGATCAAGGGGGGCGCGCTGCACCGTGCCAACGGCGGCTACCTGCTGCTCGATGCGCGCAAGCTGCTGCTTACCCCTTTCGCCTGGGATGCGCTCAAGCGCGCCCTGCAGGCCGGCGAGCTGCGCATCCAGTCACCGGAACAGTTGCTCAGCCTGGCCAGCACCATCTCACTGGAACCGGACCCGATCCCGCTGCGGGTCAAGGTGGTGCTGATCGGCGATCGCCTGCTGCATCACCTGCTGACCCAGCTGGACCCGGAGTTCCCGCTGCTGTTCAAGGTCCAGGCCGATTTCGCCGAGGACATGCCGCGCAGCGCCGACAGCGCGCGTCTCTATGCCCGCCTGCTGGCCACGCTGCAGCGCCGCGAGCGCCTGCGCGTGCTGGAGACCGCCGCCATCGGCCGACTGATCGAGGAAGCGGCTCGGACCGCCGACGACGGGGAGAAGATGACCCTGAACATGCAGGCGCTGCTCGACCTGCTGCACGAGGCCGACTACTGGGCCGGCGAAGGCCGCCAGGAGCTGATCCGCCGCGAGGACGTCGAGCGCGCCGTACAGGAACGCCGGCAACGCGCCGGGCAGATCCGCGAGCGCCAACTGGAGGCGACCCTGCGCGACCTGCGGCACATCGAGACCGACGGCAAGCGGGTGGCGCAGATCAACGGGCTGTCGGTGCTGCAGCTGGGCGGGCAGACCTTCGGCCAACCGGCGCGGATCACCGCTACCGCGCGCCTGGGCGACGGCAAGCTGATCGACATCGAGCGCGAGGTGGAACTGGGCGGCGCGCTGCACTCCAAGGGCGTGCTGATCCTCTCCGCCTGCCTGGCCAGCCGCTTTGGCGGGCGCCAGCCGCTGTCCTTCGCCGCAACCCTGGTGTTCGAGCAGTCCTACGGCGGGGTGGACGGCGACAGCGCCTCGGCCGCCGAGCTCTGCGTGCTGCAGTCGGCGCTCGGCGAGTTGCCGCTGCGCCAGGACCTCGCGATCACCGGCTCGGTGGACCAGCACGGGCGGCTGCAGGTGATAGGTGGGGTCAACGAGAAGATCGAGGGTTTCTTCGACCTCTGCGCGGCGCGTGGCCTGACCGGCAGCCAGGGTGTGATCATTCCGCAGGGCAACGTCTGTCACCTGATGCTGCAGCGAAGCTTGCTGGATGCAGTGGCCGAGGGGCGCTTCCACATCTACGCCGTGGAACACGCCGAGCAGGCCATGGAGCTGCTCACCGGGCTGGAGGCCGGGGTCGCCGACGCCGACGGGCGCTTCCCCGCCGGCACCGTGCACGGGGCGTTGCAGGCGCGCCTGGAGGCCTTCGCCGAACTGCGCCGGCGCTTCGCCGAGACGGCCGCGCCAGCGGGGAGTCCCGAGCAGGGAAGCGCGCCATGA
- a CDS encoding acyl carrier protein produces the protein MDEAAIRAEVLQALKTVAPEIDPATLRGDRVLREEVDLDSMDWLRFLTLLHQRLGVSIPEEDYWRFERLDDLVGYLLPRLA, from the coding sequence ATGGACGAGGCGGCGATCCGTGCCGAGGTGCTGCAGGCCCTGAAGACGGTCGCGCCGGAGATCGATCCGGCGACCTTGCGGGGCGACCGGGTCCTGCGCGAGGAAGTCGACCTGGACTCGATGGACTGGCTGCGCTTCCTGACGCTGCTGCACCAGCGCCTGGGCGTCAGCATCCCCGAGGAGGACTACTGGCGTTTCGAACGGCTGGACGACCTGGTCGGCTACCTGCTCCCACGCCTGGCCTGA
- a CDS encoding dihydrolipoamide acetyltransferase family protein, translating to MIEFNLPSLGADMDEGTLLEWKVRPGDKVERGQVVAVVDTAKAAVDVECWQAGEVFELLVEPGNKVPVGTLLATLLEAGETAANAQRHARRAGPAVAAEAPSPGAIPGAPASTRPRISPAARLRAAELGLDVANLRGTGPQGAVTLSDVEAARPVAAVDRNAAMRQAIASAMSRSKREIPHYYLMESLDLGPLLAWLQAYNAPLPPERRLLPAVALLKAVALALRDYPQLNGSWRDGAFHPADGIHLGVAIALRQGGLVAPTLHAVADKDLPTLMDDFVDLVQRARAGSLRSSELEGAGLTVTLLGDQGAESVFGVIYPPQVALVGFGRIAERPWVDGGELCVRPQVNASLAADHRVSDGHYGGRFLAGIHRLLKHPGDL from the coding sequence ATGATCGAATTCAACCTGCCATCGCTGGGCGCCGACATGGACGAGGGGACCTTGCTGGAGTGGAAGGTGCGCCCCGGCGACAAGGTCGAGCGGGGCCAGGTGGTGGCCGTGGTGGACACCGCCAAGGCGGCGGTGGACGTGGAGTGCTGGCAGGCCGGCGAGGTCTTCGAGTTGCTGGTCGAGCCGGGGAACAAGGTGCCGGTCGGCACCCTGCTGGCGACCCTGCTGGAAGCCGGCGAGACGGCGGCCAACGCGCAGCGCCACGCGCGGCGGGCAGGTCCGGCCGTGGCGGCGGAGGCGCCGTCACCCGGGGCGATTCCCGGCGCGCCGGCCAGCACCCGTCCGCGGATATCCCCGGCGGCGCGCCTGCGGGCCGCCGAGTTGGGCCTCGACGTCGCGAACTTGCGCGGTACCGGACCGCAGGGCGCGGTGACTCTTAGTGACGTCGAGGCGGCCCGGCCGGTCGCGGCGGTCGATCGCAACGCCGCCATGCGCCAGGCCATCGCCAGCGCGATGAGCCGCTCCAAGCGCGAGATTCCGCACTATTACCTGATGGAAAGCCTGGACCTCGGGCCGCTGCTGGCTTGGCTGCAGGCGTACAACGCGCCGCTGCCCCCGGAACGCCGCCTGTTGCCGGCGGTGGCCCTGCTCAAGGCGGTGGCGCTGGCGCTGCGCGACTACCCGCAGCTCAACGGCAGCTGGCGCGACGGCGCCTTCCACCCGGCCGACGGCATTCACCTGGGCGTCGCCATCGCGTTGCGCCAGGGCGGGCTGGTGGCGCCGACCCTGCATGCGGTCGCGGACAAGGACCTGCCGACCCTGATGGACGATTTCGTCGATCTCGTTCAAAGGGCTCGCGCCGGCTCGTTGCGAAGCTCCGAGCTCGAGGGAGCGGGACTGACCGTCACCCTGCTCGGCGACCAGGGGGCGGAGAGCGTGTTCGGCGTGATCTATCCGCCGCAGGTGGCGCTGGTTGGCTTCGGCCGCATCGCCGAAAGGCCCTGGGTCGATGGCGGCGAGCTGTGCGTGCGGCCGCAGGTCAACGCGAGCCTGGCGGCGGACCACCGGGTAAGCGACGGCCACTACGGCGGACGTTTCCTGGCCGGGATACACCGCCTGCTGAAGCATCCCGGCGACCTGTGA
- a CDS encoding alpha-ketoacid dehydrogenase subunit beta, which produces MSHTTYREALREALREALLRDERVFLMGEDVGRYGGSYAVSKGLLEEFGEARIRDTPLSELTFVGAGIGAALGGMRPIVEVMTVNFSLLALDPLVNTAATLRHMSGGQFSVPLVLRMATGAGRQLAAQHSHSLEGWLAHIPGLKILAPATLEDARGMLWPALQDPDPVLIFEHAQLYNLEGELDADAPVDIRSAKVRREGSDLTLIAYGGTLHKALAAAEQLAQEGISAEVIDLRVLRPLDDATLLASLRKTRRVLVVDEAWRSGGLSAEILARLTEQGFYELDAPPARLCSAEVPIPYAKHLEDAALPQVPGIVAAARGLLG; this is translated from the coding sequence ATGAGCCACACCACCTACCGCGAGGCCCTGCGCGAGGCGCTTCGCGAAGCCCTGCTGCGCGATGAGCGGGTGTTCCTGATGGGCGAGGACGTCGGCCGCTACGGCGGCAGCTATGCGGTGTCCAAGGGCCTGCTCGAGGAATTCGGCGAAGCGCGCATCCGCGACACCCCGCTCTCCGAGCTGACCTTCGTCGGCGCCGGCATAGGCGCGGCGCTGGGCGGCATGCGGCCGATCGTCGAAGTCATGACGGTGAATTTCAGCCTGCTGGCGCTGGACCCGCTGGTGAACACCGCGGCCACCCTGCGGCACATGTCCGGCGGCCAGTTCTCGGTGCCCCTGGTCCTGCGCATGGCCACGGGCGCGGGGCGGCAACTGGCGGCGCAGCACTCGCACAGCCTGGAGGGCTGGCTGGCGCATATTCCCGGGCTGAAGATTCTTGCCCCGGCCACCCTGGAGGACGCTCGCGGCATGCTCTGGCCGGCGCTGCAGGACCCCGATCCGGTGCTGATCTTCGAGCATGCCCAGCTCTACAACCTGGAGGGCGAGCTGGATGCCGACGCGCCGGTGGACATCCGTTCGGCGAAGGTTCGCCGCGAGGGCAGCGACCTGACCCTCATCGCCTACGGCGGCACGCTGCACAAGGCCCTGGCCGCCGCCGAGCAACTGGCGCAGGAGGGCATTTCCGCCGAGGTCATCGACCTGCGCGTACTGCGCCCGCTGGACGACGCCACGCTGCTGGCTTCGCTGCGCAAGACGCGGCGGGTGCTGGTGGTCGACGAGGCCTGGCGCAGTGGCGGGCTGTCCGCCGAGATCCTCGCGCGCCTCACCGAGCAGGGCTTCTATGAGCTGGATGCGCCGCCGGCGCGGCTTTGCAGCGCGGAGGTGCCGATCCCCTACGCCAAGCACCTCGAAGACGCGGCCTTGCCGCAGGTGCCCGGCATAGTCGCGGCGGCCAGGGGGTTGCTGGGATGA
- the pdhA gene encoding pyruvate dehydrogenase (acetyl-transferring) E1 component subunit alpha, which produces MNGQPSPPSPAFAVGLLRDMLRIRRLEERAAELYGQQKIRGFLHLYIGEEAVAVGALRALAADDALVATYREHGHALLKGVPMDAIMAEMFGRQEGCSRGRGGSMHLFDAATRFFGGNAIVGGGLPLAAGLALAERLQGGKRLVACFFGEGAMAEGAFHETMNLAALWQLPMLFCCENNLYAMGTALVRSQSQTDLCAKASAYKMQAQAVDGMDVLAVHEASRRAVEWVRSGAGPYFLEFRTYRFRAHSMFDPELYRDKAEVERWKLRDPIPAYRAQLLAEGMLDEGAAGALLAEVEREVEAAVAYAEAGTLEPVETLARDVYTGEGAP; this is translated from the coding sequence ATGAACGGACAGCCATCGCCACCGTCGCCGGCATTCGCCGTCGGCCTGCTGCGCGACATGCTGCGCATCCGCCGCCTGGAGGAGCGCGCCGCGGAACTCTACGGGCAGCAGAAGATTCGCGGCTTCCTGCACCTGTACATCGGCGAGGAGGCGGTGGCGGTCGGCGCCCTGCGCGCCCTGGCGGCGGACGATGCGCTGGTGGCCACCTACCGCGAGCACGGCCATGCGCTGCTCAAGGGCGTGCCGATGGACGCCATCATGGCGGAGATGTTCGGTCGCCAGGAGGGCTGCTCCCGCGGGCGCGGCGGGTCCATGCACCTGTTCGACGCGGCCACGCGCTTCTTCGGCGGCAACGCCATCGTCGGCGGCGGCCTGCCGCTGGCGGCGGGGCTGGCCCTGGCCGAGCGGCTGCAGGGCGGCAAGCGCCTGGTCGCCTGCTTCTTCGGCGAGGGGGCGATGGCCGAAGGGGCTTTCCACGAAACCATGAACCTGGCGGCGCTCTGGCAGTTGCCGATGCTGTTCTGCTGCGAAAACAACCTCTACGCGATGGGCACCGCGCTGGTTCGCTCGCAGTCGCAGACCGACCTGTGCGCCAAGGCCAGCGCCTACAAAATGCAGGCGCAGGCGGTGGACGGCATGGATGTGCTGGCCGTGCACGAGGCCAGTCGGCGGGCGGTGGAGTGGGTGCGCTCCGGGGCGGGGCCGTACTTCCTCGAGTTCAGGACCTACCGCTTCCGTGCGCATTCGATGTTCGACCCCGAGCTCTACCGCGACAAGGCCGAGGTCGAGCGCTGGAAGCTGCGCGACCCGATTCCGGCCTACCGCGCGCAACTGCTCGCCGAAGGCATGCTGGACGAGGGCGCCGCCGGCGCGCTGCTCGCCGAGGTCGAGCGGGAGGTGGAGGCGGCCGTCGCCTACGCCGAGGCCGGCACCCTGGAACCGGTGGAGACGCTGGCGCGGGATGTCTACACCGGGGAGGGCGCGCCATGA
- the acsA gene encoding acetate--CoA ligase: protein MRPATIDKHPEAMPVKPNWPDDAEAAAGFSWEIAARELARLPGGGLNLAHEAVDRHAQGAWREHVALCLLARAGGRREVSYAELSRLSNRFANVLLRLGLSRGDRVFVLCERGLELYLAVLGALKNGCVVTPLFAAFGPEPLETRLRLGECRLLVTSRSLYRRKVAGLRGRLPTLERVLVYGGEGEPPPQDGTLDLQPLLDEASEDFAVVPCDEDTPSLLHFTSGTTGTPKGALHVHGAALMHYITGKYALDLHPDDIYWCTADPGWVTGTSYGILAPLMLGVTSLVDAGDFDAARWYATLERERVSVWYTAPTAIRMLMRAGPELARRHRFPQLRFVASVGEPLNPEAVWWGQDVLGLPIHDNWWQTETGGIMIANTLAMPIKPGSMGKPLPGIEAAIVRVKGDGSLERLGDDQLGELALGQPWPGMFRTYLGQEERYRRCFVGDWYLSGDLARRDVDGYYWFVGRSDDVIKSAGHLIGPFEVESALLEHPAVADAAVIGKPDELLGERVKAFVALNPGFSPGDALRDELLGHARLRLGAAVAPKELDFLPSLPHTRSGKTLRRLLKARELGLPEGDTSTLENPL from the coding sequence ATGCGTCCGGCTACCATCGACAAGCATCCCGAGGCGATGCCGGTGAAACCCAACTGGCCGGATGACGCCGAAGCCGCCGCCGGGTTTTCCTGGGAGATCGCCGCGCGCGAGTTGGCGCGGCTGCCTGGCGGCGGCCTGAACCTGGCCCATGAGGCGGTCGACCGCCACGCCCAGGGCGCGTGGCGCGAGCACGTCGCGCTGTGCCTCCTGGCCCGCGCCGGTGGGCGCCGCGAGGTCAGCTACGCCGAGCTGAGTCGCCTGAGCAACCGTTTCGCCAATGTGCTGCTGCGCCTCGGGCTTTCGCGGGGCGACCGGGTGTTCGTTCTCTGCGAGCGGGGCCTCGAGCTGTACCTCGCCGTGCTGGGTGCCTTGAAGAACGGCTGCGTGGTCACGCCGCTGTTCGCCGCCTTCGGCCCCGAGCCCCTGGAAACCCGCCTGCGCCTGGGCGAGTGCCGCCTGCTGGTGACCAGCCGCAGCCTCTACCGGCGCAAGGTGGCGGGGCTGCGCGGGCGCCTGCCGACGCTCGAACGAGTGCTGGTCTACGGCGGCGAGGGCGAACCGCCCCCCCAGGACGGCACTCTCGACCTGCAGCCGCTACTAGACGAGGCATCGGAGGACTTCGCGGTCGTGCCCTGCGACGAGGACACCCCATCGCTGCTGCATTTCACCAGCGGCACCACCGGTACGCCGAAGGGCGCGCTGCACGTGCACGGCGCGGCGCTGATGCACTACATCACCGGCAAGTACGCGCTGGACCTGCACCCGGACGACATCTACTGGTGCACCGCCGATCCGGGCTGGGTCACCGGCACTTCCTACGGCATCCTCGCCCCGCTGATGCTCGGCGTGACCAGCCTCGTCGACGCCGGCGACTTCGATGCGGCGCGCTGGTACGCGACCCTCGAACGCGAGCGGGTCAGCGTCTGGTACACGGCGCCGACGGCGATCCGCATGCTGATGCGGGCCGGGCCTGAACTGGCGCGGCGCCACCGCTTCCCGCAGCTGCGCTTCGTCGCCAGCGTGGGCGAGCCGCTGAACCCGGAGGCGGTGTGGTGGGGCCAGGACGTGCTGGGCCTGCCCATCCACGACAACTGGTGGCAGACGGAAACCGGCGGGATCATGATCGCCAACACCCTGGCCATGCCGATCAAGCCCGGCTCCATGGGCAAGCCGCTGCCGGGCATCGAGGCGGCCATCGTGCGGGTGAAGGGCGACGGCAGCCTGGAGCGCCTCGGCGACGACCAGCTCGGCGAACTGGCGCTGGGGCAGCCCTGGCCTGGCATGTTCCGCACCTACCTCGGCCAGGAGGAGCGCTACCGGCGCTGCTTCGTCGGCGACTGGTACCTCAGCGGCGACCTGGCCCGCCGCGACGTCGATGGCTACTACTGGTTCGTCGGCCGCAGCGACGACGTCATCAAGTCCGCCGGCCACCTGATCGGTCCTTTCGAGGTCGAGAGCGCGCTGCTGGAGCATCCGGCGGTGGCCGACGCGGCGGTGATCGGCAAGCCTGACGAATTGCTCGGGGAACGGGTCAAGGCGTTCGTCGCCCTGAACCCCGGCTTCTCCCCCGGCGATGCGCTGCGTGACGAACTGCTCGGGCATGCGCGGCTTCGCCTGGGCGCCGCCGTGGCGCCCAAGGAGCTGGACTTCCTCCCCAGCCTGCCGCACACCCGCAGCGGCAAGACCCTGCGCCGCCTGCTCAAGGCGCGCGAGCTGGGCCTGCCGGAAGGCGACACCTCGACCCTGGAGAATCCGCTATGA
- the pncA gene encoding bifunctional nicotinamidase/pyrazinamidase, which yields MSPSTPDSHDLLLVIDVQNDFCAGGALAVPDADAVVPVINRLAERFSHVVLTQDWHPADHQSFAANHPGRQPFDSLSLAYGEQTLWPVHCVQGTAGAAFHPQLALTKAELVLRKGYRSAIDSYSAFYENDRRTPTGLAGYLRERGIRRLFLVGLATDYCVLYSALDARREGFEAVLLLDACRGLDLDGSLAKAVQAMREAGVEIRDNL from the coding sequence ATGAGCCCATCCACCCCCGACAGCCACGACCTGTTGCTGGTGATCGACGTCCAGAACGATTTCTGCGCCGGCGGCGCCCTGGCCGTGCCCGACGCGGACGCCGTGGTGCCGGTGATCAACCGCCTCGCCGAGCGCTTCTCGCATGTGGTGCTGACCCAGGACTGGCACCCGGCCGACCACCAGAGCTTCGCCGCCAACCACCCCGGCCGGCAGCCGTTCGACAGCCTGAGCCTGGCCTATGGCGAGCAGACCCTGTGGCCCGTGCACTGCGTGCAGGGCACCGCCGGCGCGGCCTTCCATCCGCAACTGGCGCTGACGAAGGCCGAGCTGGTCCTGCGCAAGGGCTACCGCAGCGCCATCGACTCCTACTCGGCCTTCTACGAGAACGACCGCCGCACCCCCACCGGCCTGGCCGGCTACCTGCGCGAACGCGGCATCCGGCGCCTGTTCCTCGTCGGACTGGCAACCGACTACTGCGTGCTGTATTCAGCCCTGGACGCCCGCCGGGAAGGTTTCGAGGCCGTGCTGCTGCTCGACGCTTGCCGCGGCCTGGACCTGGACGGTTCGCTGGCGAAAGCCGTGCAGGCAATGCGCGAAGCCGGCGTGGAGATTCGCGACAACCTCTGA